One genomic region from Kineobactrum salinum encodes:
- a CDS encoding Lrp/AsnC family transcriptional regulator → MDRTDIRILQALQADGRLSNQRLAEVAGISPAACWRRVRALEESGVISGYAALLDRTRVKLNLCAFIHITLARHVRESTAPFEEAIRQRPEVMECFVTTGDADFILRVVTQSIESFDRFLEEFLFSIPQISQIKSNIALREVKLDTALPLDQGMAER, encoded by the coding sequence ATGGACCGTACCGATATCAGAATTCTGCAGGCCCTGCAGGCCGACGGCCGCCTCAGCAACCAGCGGCTGGCGGAGGTCGCCGGCATTTCGCCGGCGGCCTGCTGGCGCCGGGTGCGGGCGCTGGAGGAGAGTGGCGTCATTTCCGGCTATGCAGCGCTGCTGGACCGCACACGGGTCAAGCTCAACCTCTGCGCCTTTATCCATATCACGCTGGCGCGCCATGTGCGCGAGAGCACCGCGCCGTTCGAAGAGGCCATCCGGCAGCGGCCGGAGGTGATGGAGTGTTTTGTCACCACCGGGGACGCGGATTTCATCCTGCGGGTGGTGACCCAAAGCATCGAGTCCTTCGACCGCTTCCTGGAGGAGTTCCTGTTCTCGATACCGCAGATCTCGCAGATCAAGTCCAATATCGCGCTGCGGGAAGTGAAACTGGACACTGCACTGCCGCTCGACCAGGGGATGGCTGAGCGTTAG
- a CDS encoding DUF6537 domain-containing protein, which translates to MVQNFNLLVAGIGGTGVVTVGALITMAAHLEGKGASVLDFTGFAQKGGAVISHIRLGRSPASLNQVRIADGCADAVVACDIVVGTDPRSLRVLAKDRTRVLVNHSEVPSGQFVRNRNADIRMQERIGALAGAVGSDRLHTVEANEIMERILGNTVYSNVFLLGHAWQQGLVPVSHEALERAIELNGVNVKENLRAFSWGRIAARDYDYVASVAGLLDVISLPPSLDDIVEHRSGLLVQYQNQAYAARYREFVARVREREQAVKPGATALTEAVAKNLYKLMAYKDEYEVARLYSDGEFRDKLATTFAGDYRLEIHLAPPIFNRGLDEQGRPRKTTFGPWMLRAFGLLARFKGLRGSWLDPFGRLPDRREERALIQDYRALVEELLADLSRANHGVATECAELPDQVRGYGPVKSKSVAQYRQQRENLLHRFHHPDDIVQLQQAS; encoded by the coding sequence TTGGTACAGAATTTCAACCTGCTGGTGGCCGGCATTGGCGGCACCGGGGTGGTTACCGTGGGCGCGCTGATTACAATGGCTGCGCACCTGGAGGGCAAGGGCGCGAGTGTGCTGGACTTTACCGGATTTGCCCAGAAGGGCGGCGCGGTAATCAGCCATATCCGGCTGGGCCGCAGTCCGGCCAGCCTCAACCAGGTACGCATCGCTGACGGCTGCGCCGACGCCGTGGTCGCCTGTGACATCGTGGTCGGCACCGACCCGCGTTCGCTGCGGGTGCTGGCGAAGGACCGGACCCGGGTGCTGGTCAACCACAGCGAGGTGCCCAGCGGCCAGTTCGTGCGCAATCGCAACGCGGATATTCGCATGCAGGAGCGCATAGGCGCGCTGGCCGGTGCTGTGGGCAGCGACCGGCTGCACACGGTGGAAGCCAATGAGATCATGGAGCGCATCCTTGGCAATACGGTCTATTCCAATGTATTCCTGCTGGGCCACGCCTGGCAACAGGGGCTGGTGCCGGTGAGCCACGAGGCCCTGGAGCGGGCCATTGAGCTCAATGGCGTCAATGTGAAGGAGAATCTGCGCGCATTCAGCTGGGGCCGGATCGCGGCCCGGGATTACGACTATGTGGCCAGTGTGGCCGGCCTGCTGGATGTCATCAGCCTGCCGCCGTCGCTGGACGATATTGTCGAGCACCGCTCCGGCCTGCTGGTGCAGTATCAGAACCAGGCCTACGCTGCCCGCTACCGGGAATTCGTGGCCCGGGTGCGGGAGCGGGAGCAGGCGGTCAAGCCCGGCGCCACCGCGCTGACAGAGGCGGTAGCGAAGAACCTGTACAAGCTGATGGCCTACAAGGACGAGTACGAGGTCGCGCGCCTGTACAGCGACGGCGAGTTCCGCGACAAACTGGCGACCACCTTTGCCGGCGACTACCGGCTTGAGATTCACCTTGCGCCACCGATCTTCAATCGCGGCCTGGATGAACAGGGCCGGCCCCGTAAGACCACTTTCGGCCCATGGATGCTGCGCGCTTTCGGGTTGCTGGCACGATTCAAGGGCCTGCGCGGCAGCTGGCTGGACCCGTTCGGCCGCCTGCCCGATCGGCGCGAGGAGCGGGCCCTGATCCAGGACTACCGGGCCCTGGTCGAGGAACTGTTGGCGGATCTTTCCCGCGCCAACCACGGTGTCGCCACCGAGTGCGCCGAACTGCCGGACCAGGTGCGCGGTTACGGCCCGGTGAAGTCAAAGTCGGTGGCACAATACCGCCAGCAACGCGAGAACCTGCTGCACCGCTTCCACCACCCCGACGATATCGTCCAGCTGCAGCAGGCGTCCTGA
- a CDS encoding indolepyruvate ferredoxin oxidoreductase family protein, protein MPEPCHDPANCCCHPLDQYELNDRYLRESGRVFLTGTQALVRLPMLQRELDRRRGLNTAGFIAGYRGSPLGGYDQELWRAGRFLKEQDIQFLPAINEDLAATAILGTQQVETDPGREVDGVFSIWYGKGPGVDRSGDALKHGNAYGSSPHGGVLVIAGDDHGCVSSSMSHQSDVAFMAYFMPTLNPATVAEYIEYGLYGFALSRFSGTWVGFKAISETVESAASVDLADAREFTAPADYEAPEYGLHYRWPDLPGPQVEGRMVAKLEAVRAFARANPIDRAIYNIPDARFGIITTGKGHLDLMEALRLLGIDEQRARQLGIDIYKVGMVWPLETRGARAFLRGKDEVLVVEEKRGIIESELKEALYDYQSDKPSRMVGKYDEEGRPLIPWVGELSPGLLAPIVAARITHEYPEVRFDEQLAALQARQVAVAVPTDVKRTPYFCAGCPHNTSTRVPEGSKALAGIGCHFMASWMDRDTESLIQMGGEGVNWVGKSRFIGNQHIFQNLGEGTYFHSGYMAIRQAVAANTNITYKILFNDAVAMTGGQPVDGTITVPGIANQVRSEGVQRIAILSDEPEKYTDKRLFPDGTSFHHRDELDAVQRELRDIAGVTVLIYDQTCAAEKRRLRKKGAYPDPAKRIFINEAVCEGCGDCSVQSNCLSIYPVDTALGRKRKIDQSSCNKDYSCVKGFCPSFVSVIGGQLKKQAADPAGDEFERRAAALPPLKCRIWYRISTCWWPALAAPGWLPWAR, encoded by the coding sequence GTGCCGGAACCCTGCCATGACCCCGCAAACTGCTGTTGCCACCCCCTGGACCAATACGAGCTCAACGACCGCTATCTGCGCGAGAGCGGGCGAGTATTCCTGACCGGTACCCAGGCGCTGGTGCGGCTGCCGATGCTGCAGCGGGAGCTGGATCGGCGCCGGGGGCTGAATACTGCGGGCTTCATTGCCGGCTATCGCGGTTCGCCGCTGGGCGGCTATGACCAGGAACTGTGGCGGGCGGGCCGGTTCCTGAAAGAACAGGACATCCAGTTCCTGCCGGCCATCAACGAGGACCTGGCGGCTACCGCGATCCTGGGAACCCAGCAGGTGGAGACCGATCCGGGGCGCGAGGTGGATGGGGTATTTTCCATTTGGTACGGCAAGGGGCCCGGGGTTGACCGCTCCGGTGATGCGCTCAAGCACGGCAATGCCTACGGCAGCTCCCCCCATGGCGGGGTGCTGGTGATCGCCGGTGACGACCACGGCTGCGTCTCCTCCAGCATGTCGCATCAGTCCGATGTGGCCTTCATGGCCTACTTTATGCCGACCCTGAACCCGGCGACGGTGGCGGAATATATCGAATACGGCCTCTACGGTTTTGCGCTGTCGCGCTTTTCCGGCACCTGGGTGGGCTTCAAGGCGATTTCGGAAACCGTGGAAAGCGCCGCCTCGGTGGACCTGGCCGATGCCCGCGAGTTCACTGCGCCTGCCGATTATGAGGCTCCGGAATACGGCCTGCACTACCGTTGGCCGGACCTGCCAGGGCCGCAGGTGGAGGGACGCATGGTGGCCAAGCTGGAGGCGGTGCGGGCCTTCGCCCGGGCCAATCCCATCGATCGCGCGATCTACAATATTCCCGACGCCCGCTTCGGCATCATCACCACCGGCAAGGGTCACCTGGACCTGATGGAGGCGCTGCGGCTGCTGGGCATCGACGAACAGCGGGCCCGGCAGCTGGGCATAGACATCTACAAAGTGGGCATGGTGTGGCCGCTGGAAACCCGCGGCGCGCGCGCCTTCCTGCGGGGCAAGGACGAGGTGCTGGTGGTAGAGGAAAAGCGCGGCATCATCGAGAGCGAGCTGAAAGAGGCGCTGTACGACTACCAGAGTGACAAGCCCAGCCGCATGGTGGGCAAGTACGACGAGGAGGGCCGGCCACTGATCCCCTGGGTGGGCGAGCTCAGTCCCGGCCTGTTGGCGCCGATTGTTGCGGCTCGCATCACCCATGAATATCCAGAAGTGCGCTTTGACGAGCAGTTGGCAGCGCTGCAGGCGCGGCAGGTGGCTGTGGCGGTCCCCACCGACGTCAAGCGCACTCCCTATTTCTGTGCCGGCTGTCCCCACAATACCTCCACCCGGGTGCCCGAGGGCAGCAAGGCGCTGGCCGGCATCGGCTGCCATTTCATGGCCTCCTGGATGGACCGCGACACCGAGTCGCTGATCCAGATGGGCGGGGAGGGTGTCAACTGGGTGGGCAAATCCCGCTTTATCGGCAACCAGCACATCTTCCAGAACCTCGGGGAGGGCACTTATTTCCACTCCGGTTATATGGCGATACGCCAGGCGGTGGCGGCCAACACCAATATCACCTACAAAATCCTGTTCAATGACGCGGTGGCGATGACCGGCGGCCAGCCGGTGGACGGCACCATCACGGTCCCCGGCATCGCCAACCAGGTGCGTTCCGAGGGGGTACAGCGGATCGCAATACTTAGTGACGAGCCGGAGAAATACACCGACAAGCGCCTGTTCCCCGATGGCACCAGCTTTCACCACCGGGATGAACTGGATGCCGTGCAGCGAGAGCTGCGGGACATCGCCGGTGTCACGGTGCTGATCTACGATCAGACCTGTGCCGCCGAAAAACGGCGCCTGCGCAAGAAGGGCGCCTATCCGGACCCCGCCAAGCGCATATTCATCAACGAAGCGGTGTGCGAAGGTTGTGGAGACTGCTCCGTGCAGTCCAACTGCCTGTCAATCTATCCGGTGGATACCGCGCTGGGGCGCAAGCGCAAGATCGACCAGTCTTCCTGCAACAAGGACTATTCCTGTGTGAAGGGATTTTGCCCCAGTTTTGTGTCGGTGATCGGCGGCCAGCTGAAAAAGCAGGCGGCGGACCCGGCTGGCGATGAGTTTGAGCGCCGTGCGGCGGCGCTGCCCCCCCTGAAATGCCGGATTTGGTACAGAATTTCAACCTGCTGGTGGCCGGCATTGGCGGCACCGGGGTGGTTACCGTGGGCGCGCTGA
- a CDS encoding DUF3144 domain-containing protein, with protein MSNTEAEQHAQCMQRFIDTANGMKNEGMPTRVISAALMTASGVYATYTVAGNNGGLNPSGVEKVTAAYKQSLENIQKAKREQVATAAPAAQAAGTVSSES; from the coding sequence ATGAGCAACACAGAAGCAGAGCAACATGCCCAGTGCATGCAGCGATTTATCGATACGGCCAACGGCATGAAGAATGAGGGTATGCCGACGCGGGTGATCTCTGCCGCCCTGATGACAGCCTCGGGTGTTTACGCCACTTACACGGTGGCCGGCAACAACGGCGGCCTGAATCCCTCGGGCGTCGAAAAAGTCACGGCGGCCTACAAGCAAAGCCTGGAGAATATCCAGAAGGCCAAGCGCGAACAGGTGGCTACCGCCGCGCCCGCCGCACAAGCCGCCGGCACGGTCTCATCAGAGAGCTGA
- the paaE gene encoding 1,2-phenylacetyl-CoA epoxidase subunit PaaE, protein MMTASGGDKEHIPLLPAEEHERRERRALSPVPALWDLLDEVTDPEIPVISLWELGVLQDIELRDGTVVVTITPTYSGCPAMTVMTEDIGLALTAAGYPQHEIRTRLSPAWSTAWMTPAAQEKLRAYGIAPPGPGCAGEAVDIRCPIAVPLKCARSANSAPPPARRCTSAAPAGNHSIISSRFRNRDIMAAATQFYPLTVAAVEPETDKAIKVSLAVPAELRDAFRYQPGQYLTLQAMVDGEPVRRSYSICSGINDPQPQIAIKRVEGGVFSNFANDSLSPGTSLEVMPPQGTFHVPLDPQREGNYLFIASGSGITPVISNIRSILETEPHSRVTLLYGNQRTATMMFREALSFLKNRYLSRFHWVNILSREDQGAEVLNGRLNNRKGAELNRCLIQLGSYDEYFICGPESMISEVSRGLRSTGVDEAHIHYELFASSADDARQVIEKHHARAREYGGRLSRVAVIRDGRRIDFELGADGENVLDAGIGQGLDLPYSCKNGVCSTCKAKLVEGEVDMDITHGLEPGEIEQGYILTCQAHPVSDSVVVDFDQ, encoded by the coding sequence ATGATGACTGCCAGCGGCGGAGACAAGGAGCATATTCCGCTGCTGCCGGCGGAAGAGCACGAGCGCCGAGAGCGCCGGGCCCTCTCTCCGGTACCAGCCCTGTGGGACTTGCTGGATGAGGTCACCGATCCGGAGATTCCGGTGATCAGTTTGTGGGAATTGGGTGTACTGCAGGATATCGAGCTGCGCGACGGCACCGTGGTCGTCACGATCACACCCACCTACTCGGGCTGTCCGGCGATGACAGTAATGACCGAGGACATCGGCCTGGCCCTGACCGCTGCCGGTTATCCGCAACACGAGATCAGGACCCGGCTGTCGCCGGCCTGGTCCACTGCCTGGATGACCCCGGCGGCACAGGAAAAACTGCGGGCCTACGGCATCGCGCCGCCCGGACCGGGTTGCGCCGGCGAAGCGGTGGATATCCGCTGCCCCATTGCGGTTCCGCTGAAGTGCGCCCGGTCAGCGAATTCGGCTCCACCGCCTGCAAGGCGCTGTACCAGTGCCGCGCCTGCGGGGAACCATTCGATCATTTCAAGCCGATTTAGGAACAGAGATATTATGGCTGCTGCTACCCAGTTCTATCCGCTCACCGTCGCCGCTGTCGAGCCGGAAACCGACAAGGCCATCAAGGTCAGCCTGGCCGTGCCGGCCGAGTTGCGAGATGCCTTCCGCTATCAGCCGGGCCAATATCTCACATTGCAGGCCATGGTGGACGGGGAGCCGGTGCGGCGCTCCTATTCCATCTGCTCGGGCATCAATGATCCGCAGCCGCAGATCGCGATCAAGCGGGTGGAAGGCGGAGTTTTCTCCAACTTCGCCAACGATTCGCTGAGCCCCGGTACGTCGCTGGAGGTGATGCCGCCACAGGGGACGTTCCACGTCCCACTCGATCCACAACGGGAGGGCAATTACCTGTTTATCGCATCTGGCAGCGGTATCACGCCGGTCATCTCCAATATCAGGTCAATCCTGGAGACCGAGCCCCACAGCCGTGTCACCCTGCTGTACGGCAATCAGCGCACCGCGACGATGATGTTCCGGGAGGCATTGAGCTTCCTGAAAAACCGCTACCTGTCCCGGTTTCACTGGGTCAACATCCTCAGCCGGGAAGACCAGGGCGCCGAGGTGTTGAATGGCCGCCTGAACAATCGCAAGGGCGCGGAACTGAACCGATGCCTGATCCAACTGGGCAGCTACGACGAATATTTCATTTGCGGCCCAGAATCGATGATCTCTGAGGTCTCCCGCGGCCTGCGGAGCACCGGTGTCGACGAGGCCCATATCCACTACGAACTGTTTGCCAGCTCCGCCGACGACGCCCGCCAGGTGATCGAGAAACACCATGCCCGCGCCAGGGAATACGGCGGCCGGCTCAGCCGCGTCGCGGTGATTCGCGACGGCCGCCGGATCGACTTTGAGCTGGGCGCCGACGGCGAGAATGTCCTCGATGCCGGTATCGGCCAGGGGTTGGATCTGCCCTATTCCTGCAAGAACGGCGTGTGTTCCACCTGCAAGGCGAAACTGGTGGAGGGTGAGGTCGACATGGACATCACCCACGGTCTGGAGCCGGGCGAGATCGAGCAGGGTTACATTCTCACCTGCCAGGCCCACCCGGTCAGCGACAGCGTGGTGGTCGACTTCGACCAGTAG
- a CDS encoding putative bifunctional diguanylate cyclase/phosphodiesterase, producing the protein MTIAGRINAAVAIVILSASAVAVVALGVREYHSHRDDLLTRIVAEVGSQTALPVAIYFRETQQIDGLLTQLLRLSPAISQARLYSEEGNVLAQHNRFPGAAEPLPDFSSLRSSGLSPLDTGHGAHASDTAPTRSRTLATLTGGERVLDLTVPVLSSVNPVRDALSRQEFGQALASPATSRYVVGYVHFGISVSMLMLLILPSLALLTATAAVLAGLVIWLLSRHIRRLTAPLSRLARIADEIATGKLDQPITVDGSGEIKEIAKVLNAIIGGLNKYKTRMDVDHQLLSMKVEERTAQLTQRNDELNKAVEQVTETKNRLRQMAYFDSLTSLPNRRLFTEQLDLLLRLAKRNNRLLALLFLDLDNFKRINDSLGHSAGDILLKEVAHRLASCVRESDVVAHFVDSESRIDVSRLGGDEFTVVLNEVENAEAVATIAQRLLNALLQPVEIEGHELVVTPSIGIAIAPTDATDMEGLLKAADTAMYHAKAGGKNKYLFYSNDMDAAGVERLLLETDLRKALDRNELLFHYQPQVDTNTGTVVGVEALLRWQHPDQGMIPPFKFIPIAEEIGLIGELGSWGLREACRQLVELREEGYALPKIAVNVSALQFNRNFCAQVKAILQETGLPPSALELELTESIMMEDSHSTVKALQEFRGMGLRLSIDDFGTGYSSLSYLSRFPLDELKIDRSFVIDFDKSDNDASLVLAIIAMGRSLKLELVAEGVETHEQFHFLTDNGAEVIQGYLFSRPVTATELRPLLAPGYFLEQIREIRADSHEGGYSSAL; encoded by the coding sequence ATGACCATCGCCGGTCGCATCAATGCCGCGGTCGCCATCGTGATACTGTCGGCCAGTGCCGTGGCGGTCGTGGCCCTCGGTGTGCGCGAATATCACAGCCACCGCGACGACCTGCTGACCAGGATCGTGGCTGAGGTGGGCAGTCAGACAGCGCTGCCGGTGGCGATCTATTTCCGCGAGACCCAGCAGATCGACGGCCTGCTGACCCAGCTGCTGAGGCTGTCGCCGGCGATCAGCCAGGCCCGCCTGTACAGCGAAGAAGGCAACGTGCTTGCGCAGCACAACCGCTTCCCGGGCGCCGCGGAACCACTGCCCGATTTCAGCAGCCTGCGGAGCAGCGGTCTCTCTCCACTGGATACCGGGCATGGAGCCCACGCCAGCGATACCGCACCGACACGCAGTCGGACATTGGCAACGCTGACCGGCGGTGAACGTGTGCTGGACCTGACTGTGCCGGTGCTGTCATCGGTCAATCCTGTGCGCGATGCGCTTTCCCGGCAGGAATTCGGCCAGGCGCTGGCCAGCCCCGCAACCAGTCGCTACGTGGTCGGCTACGTCCACTTTGGCATCAGTGTCAGCATGCTGATGCTGCTGATCCTGCCCTCTCTGGCGCTGCTGACCGCCACCGCGGCAGTCCTGGCCGGTCTCGTCATCTGGCTGCTCAGTCGCCATATCCGGCGCCTGACCGCGCCACTGTCGCGCCTTGCGCGCATTGCCGATGAAATTGCCACCGGCAAACTGGACCAGCCCATCACCGTCGACGGTTCCGGTGAAATCAAGGAGATTGCGAAAGTACTGAACGCCATCATCGGCGGACTCAACAAGTACAAAACGCGAATGGACGTCGACCACCAGCTGCTGAGCATGAAAGTTGAAGAGCGTACCGCGCAGCTGACCCAGCGTAACGATGAGCTGAACAAGGCGGTAGAGCAGGTCACGGAAACCAAGAACCGGCTGCGCCAGATGGCTTACTTCGACAGCCTTACCTCACTCCCCAATCGGCGCCTGTTTACCGAACAGCTGGACCTGCTGCTGCGGCTGGCCAAGCGCAACAACCGCTTGCTCGCGCTGCTGTTTCTGGACCTGGACAATTTCAAGCGCATCAACGACTCCCTGGGCCACAGTGCCGGTGACATCCTGCTCAAGGAAGTCGCCCATCGCCTGGCCAGCTGCGTCCGCGAAAGCGATGTAGTTGCCCACTTCGTGGACTCGGAATCGCGTATCGACGTCTCCCGCCTCGGCGGAGACGAATTCACCGTGGTGTTGAACGAGGTGGAGAATGCCGAGGCCGTTGCGACAATCGCCCAGCGTCTGCTGAACGCGCTATTGCAGCCGGTGGAAATCGAGGGCCATGAACTGGTGGTGACACCCAGTATTGGCATCGCTATCGCGCCCACCGATGCCACCGATATGGAAGGCCTGCTGAAGGCTGCCGATACCGCGATGTACCACGCCAAGGCCGGCGGCAAGAACAAGTACCTGTTCTACAGCAACGACATGGATGCCGCGGGTGTGGAGCGGCTGCTGCTGGAAACCGACCTGCGCAAGGCGCTGGACCGCAATGAATTGCTGTTTCACTACCAGCCCCAGGTGGACACCAATACCGGGACTGTGGTCGGCGTGGAGGCGCTGCTGCGCTGGCAACATCCCGACCAGGGCATGATCCCGCCATTCAAGTTTATCCCGATTGCCGAGGAAATCGGCCTCATCGGCGAGCTGGGTAGTTGGGGACTGCGCGAGGCCTGCCGCCAGCTGGTCGAACTGCGCGAGGAGGGATACGCGCTGCCCAAGATCGCGGTGAATGTGTCCGCGTTGCAGTTCAACCGCAACTTCTGCGCGCAGGTCAAGGCGATCTTGCAGGAAACGGGACTGCCCCCCAGCGCGCTGGAACTGGAACTGACAGAAAGCATCATGATGGAGGACAGCCACTCGACCGTGAAGGCGCTGCAGGAGTTCCGCGGCATGGGCCTGCGCCTGTCCATTGATGATTTCGGTACCGGCTACTCCTCATTGAGCTACCTGAGCCGCTTCCCGCTGGATGAACTGAAGATCGACCGCAGTTTCGTGATCGATTTTGACAAAAGTGATAATGATGCAAGCCTGGTGCTCGCCATCATTGCCATGGGCCGCTCACTGAAACTCGAACTGGTCGCCGAAGGCGTGGAGACGCATGAGCAGTTCCACTTCCTGACTGACAATGGCGCCGAGGTGATACAGGGTTACCTGTTCAGCAGGCCCGTTACCGCGACGGAGTTGCGGCCGCTGCTGGCACCGGGCTATTTCCTGGAACAGATCCGGGAAATCAGGGCGGACAGTCACGAAGGTGGTTACAGCTCAGCTCTCTGA